catttggaaatcagTTTTCTAGAGTCTTATGGAAAAAAACCGAGAGGCGCAGAATCATGATTGACTGAGGTCAAGTGTGAAGTTTCTGCTGTGAGTGATAATTTAGGGAGTCATGTCAACGTATTGAGAAACTCAATGCCAAACTGCATAGATGCATTAATTTCTGTAAAAGCAGCTGTGATCAAATGTTTAGTACAAATACTGTACACCAGTTGGATATAATTTTAGTTTGACCAACATTTCTGTGTTGCAAAAGCTTTTTAACATTAGTCTTATGTAATTTTAGAAGAGTCTAAGATTCagaatttttattcatcacaagctataataaaataaaaacttaaatcaaGTCAGTGAGTGATGGACCATGAAATTATACGTTCTTGAGAGGCACTGATATGCTTTGAAACAAAGTACTTTATGTCAAGTTTCCATGGTGGATAGATTTTTGGGGACATGTGAATCACTTCGcacttaaaaacaagaaacaaagataaacatcCAAAACAGGCACTGAGTGAAACATGGCACCATTACTTGTCCAGTGTAACAtcaatttatacatttatttcagctatATTATTGTTCGTTATTGCCGGCGAAGGCTTACTCTTTAGGCCCTCGGTGGCACATCTGGATGTTTCCATGAGGAGCAAACGTGGGACGCAAAGGGCAAGGAGAATCGTCTTGTACTCCTTACGGAAGTTTTGGTTTAGTAATCCATAGATGACGGCGTTGAGGCAGCTGTTGAAGTATGCCATGAAGTAACTTGTGACAAAGAGCCACTCAGGTATGTTGGGCGCCACTTTTGCAGGGTTTATAGCTACAGCCAGGCCTATAAAGTTCAGTGGAGCCCAGCACACagcaaacaacacaaacacCATAAACATAGTCAGGAAGTTCCTCACATCGCTGGGTTTCAGTCTCGTCCTTTGTTCTGGTTTCACCCGGTGTTTCACTTGAATCACCAGAACCCATATCCTCATGTAGCAATAGGACACCACCAGGAGCGGAATCAGAAAGTGGATGACCACCACTGAGATGGTGTAGTACGAGCTGACAGTCTGAGCGAAGGTGCAGGAGTAGACGCGAGGGTCATACTGCAGAGAGCCGACAAAGAAGTTGGGCACGGTGGCGATGGCGGTGAGCAACCAAGTGAGGCCCAGGTAGCAGCAGGTGTTCCTCAGGCTATACAGGCGGTCGTAGTGGAGGCTGTGGCAGATGTAGCAGTAACGATTGATGGCTATGGCCGTGATGTTGAATATGGAGCCTATAACGCTTAGGCCCATGATGAAGCCACTGGCCTGACAGTGCAGGTCTCCCATGGTCCAGTCATTGTGGAAGATTGCTGTCAGCACAAGAGGGTACGGGTACAGCGCCACCACCAGGTCCGCTACGGACAAGCTCACCACAAAGATGTTGCCTGGAGACAAAAGGGAGGAAACAAGCAAAGCGTGAGTCATGCTGTTTTACAAAGTACCAGTTGTCAACATAATTTGGGGGCATTTACTGATGTATTTTAGCcgtttattttccaaaatgatATGATTGCACAACAAATAACATCAATGATTGAAAAAGTTTCTAATTCAGTGTCTAGTCTAATATAATAACTGCTGCCTTAAGAATCCCAAGAAAAGTTGCAGCCATCAACAAGTTCTTAAAGTTAAACTTTCGTTTCATCAGTAACGGTGGAGTTCATTTAATTGGTCCGTCTTTTGACAGTTACCTGTCTTTAAGCATAGTTCATGAATTTCCAGTGGGGCGAAGGTCAGAGGTGTTTAGAAGCGCACTGAAGTAACACCCAATTATGTCAAAGTATCAAAAATCTGAGCCAAACTCTTACCCTCACATGAAAGGAAATTGCTTAGAATATTCAAAAACAGCCCAGGAACCAGAAAGTTTTTCAGAAACTCAATGAAGCCTGTTTTACATCGCCATGGTCTACCAAGAAAGAGACCCTGGCAGCAGTAGCACAATAAAGAGATAACCAACTTAGAGCAGTGAGCCGATATGAAGCAGCGCCTGACTTAGGAAAGCAGAGCATAACAAACCGTTTGAGAAAAGCAGAACATAACTGTCTTATTAAAGTCTGTTAATGGTTTTGTCTTTTCATCTTGATGTCTCATTATCAATTGTGAACCTTTTTCTTGCTGGAGGGATGACTGTATGAGTTTCAtcacaaaacaacaactaaaacagactgaaataatttctttttattgtccATGTCCATGTAAATGGATTAAAGTCTTCTCTGTCACaagctctttttattttgtatgtctTGTTTAATCTTGCAATGTCATCATGGTCgatactgactttttttttcttttcagtcatcTACTGGTCTGTTCTTTCAGTACCATCTAAAAGATTCAGTATCCTTTAAATGACAAAGACTGATATTTGTCTTCTGTCTGACTTTGGTGATCCTCTCAATTTTTCCTTATGAAACAGCAATCTGACTCTCTGCTGCCGGGAACATTGTGAGCTTCAGTGAAGGTCAGAGTATCCATGTGTCTGGGGATGTCGCAATGTGTGAgaatatctttttgttttgttttttcaatgtcCTTAATGAGTTCTGTAAGGCATTTCATCAATAGATGCCTTAAAAGTAAGTCTGGAGGTATACTAACATCAGAGATATTTACAAAAAACGGATGATACAAAAAATGCAATGTGTTAGCTGAAGGATCATTACATTCCTATGCTGCCATCACAAACTTAATCTTATAgcccaacacaaagtagtgcatgatGGTGAAGTGggaggtaaataaaaaaacatttcagatataaaaatctgaacccTAAGCCATATATTCATTAATGTCAGAGCTACCTTTTGCTGGAATTGCAGCTTGATTTCTTAGGGAGGGATGAGGTATCTCTGCCAGCTTTTCACATTTagagatggatttttttttttttcaaatttctcaTTGCAAAATAACTCAAGTTCTGTCAGATTGAATGGAGAGAGTATGTGAAAATCCATTTTCAGGTCTTGCCACAGATTGTCAGCTGGATTTAAGTTTGGACTTTGCTTGGTCATTCTAACACATTAAGTGCTCTGACCATTATGTTGTATTTCTGGCTGGTTGTTTAGGGTCattcacacacatccacacgCTGGTCCAGTCCCAAGACTGCACAAGCTGTAACAGATTATTTTTGCAGGACTGACCTGAATTCGCCCaaaccaaaagcaaaacattccCACAGCTTGATACTCCCACCACCAGGTTTCAAATGTCAAATGGTATATCCAATGTGATATTAAAGGTGTTTTCCCTATCTGCTTTCCACTTCATATTCTTCTAGGTCAAGaaactatattaaaaaaaagttaaatacttcCATATTTTTCAGGACTGGGTTTTTGTCAATCAGTTCTTAACTTAGAACTATCCAGcctctctttgtgtttctcctgaaatctgatttttaaatcCTCTACAAGTATGGTAATTTTCAGTTGGAAACAAAAGACAAGCATACTGAAGGATGTCTTAGGATATCTCATTCATTCGACCtcaattaaatatatattttttaaaatgttgggtCTCGGAAGTAAAAATCATCAGAAATTTCCTCTCCAAgctcttcagtttattttttactcctGTTATCTAGCGCTGGTGGATGGATAACATGGTTACGAGGTTTGTGCACTGAATGTGGCACCAGCTCAAAAATCTATTCAAAGCCATTCTGCTCCATGTAGCAATGGCCTTACGCTAAGCTGACCAAAGCGCAGGTGGAGCGCAACTCACACTTTTGTGTTGATCTTACTCACATGTCTTGTACCTCAACAATTGCCCTGCTGCAGTGTCTGCATAAGGTATCGCTACTGAATTTGTGActtgttgtaaatatttaagtaCTTACATAAGTGAAattcatgcttttttgtcaacatcttctaaaaaaaaactctaattcttacttttatagaaataaatcaTGTTTCTCATGTAATATGAAAACCAACATGCCAGTCACATTTTTACCTCACACTGATTATGGGAACATTGTTAATGAAATGCAGCTGTTGGCCCTCTATGGTCTTATTATAGAGCACTGAGCTTTATCACAGTAATGATTAAAACCTCTTGACCACCATTGCATT
This Xiphophorus hellerii strain 12219 chromosome 23, Xiphophorus_hellerii-4.1, whole genome shotgun sequence DNA region includes the following protein-coding sequences:
- the mtnr1c gene encoding melatonin receptor type 1C, which encodes MDVEVRDANASDCPRNESGCELNASSGGVSTALASVLIFTIVVDILGNVLVILSVYRNKKLRNAGNIFVVSLSVADLVVALYPYPLVLTAIFHNDWTMGDLHCQASGFIMGLSVIGSIFNITAIAINRYCYICHSLHYDRLYSLRNTCCYLGLTWLLTAIATVPNFFVGSLQYDPRVYSCTFAQTVSSYYTISVVVIHFLIPLLVVSYCYMRIWVLVIQVKHRVKPEQRTRLKPSDVRNFLTMFMVFVLFAVCWAPLNFIGLAVAINPAKVAPNIPEWLFVTSYFMAYFNSCLNAVIYGLLNQNFRKEYKTILLALCVPRLLLMETSRCATEGLKNRRHLPWCLQTSPSSPHQVSLQPSSLLAHPPARRPGSNTET